The Nostoc sp. 'Lobaria pulmonaria (5183) cyanobiont' DNA window TTGTCTATCTTTTTCGTTCCAACAGATACACCTGGGATTAAGTTTGGCAAAAAGACACAGATGATTGGTTGGAAAGCCTCTCATCATGCTGAGATTAGTCTGGATAACGTCCCAGTCCCTGCGGAAAATCTGATTGGACAAGAAGGAGAAGCTGGAAAACTACTAATGTTGCTTCCAGAAGTAGCTATTGGGCTGGCAGCTTCTTATGTTGGTTTGGCTCGTGCTGCTTATGAGTATGCTTTGAGTTATGCCAAGCAAAGAGTCAGTTGGGGTCGTCCGATTATCGAACATCAGGCAGTGGCTTTAAAATTAGCGGATATGATGATTAACACCCAGGCTGCACGACTGGTGGTATGGGATGCAGCAGTTACAGCAGAAACTTCTCCCCAACTTGCCGCCACAATCAAAGCACCAGCCGCCAAGACTTTTGCAGTGGATGTTGCAATCAAAAACGCACAAACAGCCGTTGAAATTCTTGGGGGCTATGGGGTGACAAAAGAGTGCTTGGCTGGCAAGTTTCTTGCTGATGCAACTATCGGTTATTCCTGTGACTTTACGCGAGATATCTTGCGTCTGGGGATCGTGAACTTTTTGTAATAGATTGAGGGGTAGCTAGTTACTTCCAATAGCGGGCGTGCCAGGACAATACTCAGAGGTTTTTTAGGAGACATCGCTTCTGTTGATTGCATCCAAAGGAGAATTAATGCAAAAGTTCCCAATCTTGCAGCATCAAAATAGCATCTCTATACAAAGATAAATCCGCCTGGTTAACTTCTATTCCCTCTCCGATTCCTTGTAGAAGGGTAATTGTCAATTTTCCTCCCAAGTGTTCGCGGAACTCGGTAAGTCCCCTAAATAGACAATGCGGATGGTCTAGTCGATCTAATTGCTCTGTTAATGCCGATACATACAAGGTAAAACCTAATTTCTTGAGTGTAGTTAGAACCTTTTGCCACTCAGATTGCAAGAGTTGCCCTGTTAAATATGAATAGGTTGTATCTAAAGCAATGCCGATCGCAACAGCTTCACCATGACGTAGGCTGTAATTAGTTAAATGCTCTAGTTTGTGAGCAGCCCAGTGTCCAAAATCTAAAGGACGTGATGAACCCATTTCAAAAGGATCGCCACTACC harbors:
- a CDS encoding acyl-CoA dehydrogenase family protein, which encodes MIDFNLTQEQQILQIQARDFAQNEIQPIVRIIEESNNLEIEPWEFCQNLFYKGSELGFTSLMLPEKLGGGGRKCIDLAIVLEEIGVVDVSIACSYFNLTAAMSLFVTRAATTEQQKRILSFVNSGKPHLFSAAESEPNVATSDMFCALPDSNIGMKTFAAREGNTYILNGTKSSLVTNAGIADAYFIIARTAMDKPLRESLSIFFVPTDTPGIKFGKKTQMIGWKASHHAEISLDNVPVPAENLIGQEGEAGKLLMLLPEVAIGLAASYVGLARAAYEYALSYAKQRVSWGRPIIEHQAVALKLADMMINTQAARLVVWDAAVTAETSPQLAATIKAPAAKTFAVDVAIKNAQTAVEILGGYGVTKECLAGKFLADATIGYSCDFTRDILRLGIVNFL